Proteins co-encoded in one Pseudarthrobacter chlorophenolicus A6 genomic window:
- a CDS encoding LLM class flavin-dependent oxidoreductase, giving the protein MKFQVLDIIPHLKNPLTGEIVSTADRLNQVVETARRAEALGFDGFSVGERHAGEFISSSPTTVLAAIAAVTDRIRLHTGVTVLSVLDPVRVAEDYATIDQLSRGRLEITIGKGNEVLQYPLFGLDLADQWDLLAEKYELLRRLWREDGVTWSGRFRAPLAEPTTTTPRPFDGPPRIWHGSATTLTSAALAGKWGDPLFTANAIQPRENYAVLIDHYREEYGRHGHDPRQQYVGSGCGAGGVFIADTTQEAVRQFGPVYEALTANRNVPGNNSPFRDIQHAVAEGPALVGSPEQVIDKILSYHALYGHDLQSISLPTTLPFEQQLEILERFALEVIPAVRAAAPTTLWEDGDPYGNRPESTRSNQSANVIRSENALVH; this is encoded by the coding sequence ATGAAATTCCAGGTCCTGGATATCATTCCGCACTTGAAGAACCCGCTCACCGGGGAAATCGTCTCTACCGCTGACCGGCTGAACCAGGTGGTGGAAACGGCACGCCGGGCTGAGGCCCTTGGCTTTGACGGCTTTTCGGTGGGGGAGCGGCACGCCGGTGAGTTCATCTCCTCCTCTCCCACCACCGTGCTGGCAGCCATCGCGGCGGTAACGGACAGGATCCGGCTGCACACCGGCGTGACGGTGCTGTCCGTGCTGGACCCGGTGCGGGTGGCGGAGGATTACGCCACCATCGACCAGCTCAGCCGCGGCCGCCTGGAAATCACCATCGGCAAGGGCAACGAAGTGCTGCAGTACCCGCTCTTCGGCCTGGACCTGGCTGACCAGTGGGACCTGCTCGCCGAAAAGTACGAACTGCTGCGCCGGCTGTGGCGGGAGGACGGCGTCACCTGGTCCGGCCGGTTCCGGGCGCCCCTGGCCGAGCCGACCACCACCACCCCACGCCCGTTCGACGGCCCGCCGCGTATTTGGCACGGCTCTGCTACAACGCTGACCTCGGCTGCCCTGGCCGGCAAGTGGGGGGACCCGCTGTTCACCGCCAACGCCATCCAGCCGCGGGAGAACTATGCCGTGCTGATCGATCACTACCGTGAAGAGTACGGGCGCCACGGGCACGATCCCCGGCAGCAGTACGTCGGCTCGGGCTGCGGCGCCGGCGGCGTGTTCATCGCTGACACCACCCAGGAGGCGGTGCGCCAGTTCGGCCCCGTCTATGAGGCCCTGACGGCCAACCGCAACGTGCCGGGGAACAACTCGCCCTTCCGGGACATCCAGCATGCCGTGGCCGAGGGGCCGGCGCTGGTGGGAAGCCCGGAGCAGGTGATCGACAAAATCCTGAGCTACCACGCGCTGTACGGCCATGATCTGCAATCCATCTCCCTGCCCACCACCCTGCCCTTCGAGCAGCAGCTGGAAATCCTGGAGCGCTTCGCCCTCGAAGTGATCCCGGCCGTCCGGGCCGCAGCACCCACCACGCTGTGGGAGGACGGGGACCCCTACGGCAACCGCCCCGAATCCACGCGATCCAACCAGTCCGCCAACGTCATCAGGAGTGAGAACGCCCTTGTCCACTGA
- a CDS encoding transporter substrate-binding domain-containing protein — protein MAFFASHMPGARRARTLAALPAVVLLGTAALAGCADPGASASGDASGAAQTTAARNGVVYNTSPDQQRIRGEKDAALAAKVPELIGKDGKLTVATTAGSIPLSFHATDDKTPIGSELDIAQLVADKLGLELDVQVTSWENWPLKTQSGDFEVVFSNVGVNKDRVKLFDFASYRAAFMGFEAKNSATYDIKGADDISGLRVSVGSGTNQEKILLAWNKELEEKGKAPAALQYYQSEADTILALSSGRTDLNIAPYPSTVYRENTRDDLKVVGKVNAGWPSETLVAATSLKGNGLAPVITEALNSAIKDGSYGKVLERWGLSEEALPEAKTITEENYAATQATATATASAEASKKS, from the coding sequence ATGGCATTCTTCGCATCCCACATGCCCGGCGCCCGGCGTGCGCGCACTTTGGCGGCCCTGCCCGCCGTCGTCCTCCTCGGAACCGCAGCGCTCGCAGGCTGCGCCGATCCCGGCGCCTCCGCGTCCGGCGATGCGTCCGGAGCGGCGCAGACGACGGCGGCACGCAACGGCGTGGTCTACAACACTTCGCCGGACCAGCAGCGGATCCGCGGCGAGAAGGACGCGGCCCTCGCCGCCAAGGTCCCCGAGCTGATCGGCAAGGACGGCAAGCTGACGGTGGCCACCACGGCCGGGTCCATCCCCCTGTCCTTCCATGCCACGGATGACAAGACCCCGATCGGCTCCGAGCTGGACATCGCCCAGCTGGTGGCGGACAAGCTGGGCCTGGAACTCGATGTGCAGGTCACATCCTGGGAGAACTGGCCGCTGAAGACCCAGTCCGGCGACTTCGAAGTGGTCTTCTCCAACGTGGGCGTCAACAAGGACCGTGTCAAGCTGTTCGACTTCGCCAGCTACCGCGCAGCGTTCATGGGCTTCGAAGCCAAGAATTCAGCCACCTACGACATCAAGGGCGCGGACGACATCTCCGGACTGCGCGTCTCCGTTGGCTCCGGCACCAACCAGGAAAAGATCCTGCTGGCCTGGAACAAGGAGCTCGAGGAAAAGGGCAAGGCGCCGGCCGCCCTGCAGTACTACCAGTCCGAGGCGGACACCATCCTGGCCCTGTCCTCCGGCAGGACAGACCTCAACATCGCCCCCTACCCGTCCACCGTGTACCGGGAAAACACCCGCGATGACCTGAAAGTCGTGGGGAAGGTGAACGCCGGCTGGCCGTCCGAGACGCTGGTGGCTGCCACCTCGCTCAAGGGCAACGGGCTGGCGCCGGTGATCACCGAGGCCTTGAACTCCGCCATCAAGGACGGCTCCTACGGCAAGGTACTGGAACGCTGGGGCCTGTCCGAGGAGGCGCTGCCGGAAGCCAAGACCATCACCGAGGAGAACTACGCGGCCACCCAGGCCACGGCCACCGCCACCGCATCCGCCGAAGCCTCGAAGAAGTCCTGA
- a CDS encoding amino acid ABC transporter ATP-binding protein, translated as MTATLSAPATRGLVEITGVRKSFGATEVLKGVSLTVEPGGVAVIVGPSGSGKSTLLRTINHLEKVDGGHISIDGKLVGYEVRGQKLHELREKDILKQRTEIGMVFQNFNLFPHLTALENVAEAPVVAQGRSKEEARRRGLELLDRVGLKDRAGAYPRQLSGGQQQRVAIARALALDPKILLFDEPTSALDPELVNEVLDVIRELAKSGTTLIIVTHEMGFARDVADTVVFMDQGQIVEQGTPQQLFTNPQEPRTRSFFSKVLEPAFNI; from the coding sequence ATGACTGCCACCCTTTCCGCCCCAGCCACCCGCGGGCTCGTCGAAATCACCGGCGTCCGCAAATCCTTCGGTGCCACCGAGGTGCTCAAAGGCGTCAGCCTCACCGTTGAGCCCGGCGGCGTGGCCGTGATCGTGGGCCCGTCCGGTTCCGGCAAGTCCACCCTGCTGCGCACCATCAACCACCTGGAAAAGGTGGACGGCGGCCACATCTCCATCGACGGCAAGCTGGTGGGCTACGAGGTCCGGGGCCAGAAACTGCATGAGCTGCGGGAGAAGGACATCCTCAAGCAGCGCACCGAAATCGGCATGGTGTTCCAGAACTTCAACCTGTTCCCGCACCTCACCGCACTGGAAAACGTGGCGGAAGCACCCGTCGTGGCGCAGGGCCGATCCAAGGAGGAAGCCCGCCGCCGCGGCCTGGAACTGCTGGACCGCGTAGGGCTCAAGGACCGTGCCGGCGCCTACCCACGGCAGCTTTCCGGCGGACAGCAGCAGCGCGTCGCCATCGCCCGGGCCCTGGCGCTGGACCCCAAGATCCTGCTGTTCGACGAGCCCACCTCCGCGCTGGACCCGGAACTGGTCAACGAAGTGCTGGACGTCATCCGGGAACTGGCCAAGTCCGGCACCACCCTGATCATCGTCACCCACGAAATGGGCTTCGCCCGCGATGTGGCGGACACCGTGGTGTTCATGGACCAGGGCCAGATCGTGGAACAGGGCACCCCGCAGCAGCTCTTTACCAACCCCCAGGAACCGCGCACCCGGAGCTTCTTCTCCAAGGTGCTCGAACCGGCTTTCAACATCTAA
- a CDS encoding amino acid ABC transporter permease — protein MSSATSRVAQARPAPTGEPATTAEAGVAAAAPGQAATETASAAGSTLPSGGGLPPEGTPRVAADYSSYRVVAAKHPWRWVGTAAVALGVLAVAWSLATNPRWEWGVVAQWFTAQSVVNGLLETLKLTAISGILGFVLGFILALMRLSASPLLVSVSWTFSWIFRSTPLLVQLLLWYNLGYLYEKISLGIPFTDVRFFEVQTTTLISQFAAAVLGLTLNQAAYSAEIIRGGILSVDQGQLEAAAALGIPAWRRSTRIVLPQAMRAILPTAFNEIIGLVKGTSIVYVLAYSELFYTVQVIYNRTQQVLPLLLVATLWYVVITSVLSVFQYYIERHYSKGAVRNLPLTPLQKARKFFATHAVTNRKSL, from the coding sequence ATGAGTTCAGCAACATCGAGGGTGGCGCAGGCACGGCCGGCACCCACGGGAGAGCCGGCAACAACGGCGGAGGCCGGCGTGGCGGCAGCCGCTCCCGGACAGGCGGCCACCGAAACCGCTTCTGCAGCCGGCAGCACCCTGCCTTCGGGAGGGGGATTGCCGCCTGAAGGAACACCACGCGTTGCCGCTGACTATTCGTCATACCGCGTCGTGGCGGCGAAACATCCGTGGCGCTGGGTGGGGACTGCCGCCGTGGCGCTCGGCGTCCTGGCCGTGGCCTGGTCCCTGGCCACCAACCCGCGCTGGGAGTGGGGCGTGGTGGCGCAGTGGTTCACCGCGCAGTCAGTGGTCAACGGCCTGCTGGAGACCCTGAAGCTCACCGCCATCTCCGGCATCCTGGGCTTCGTGCTGGGCTTCATCCTGGCGCTCATGCGGCTGTCCGCCTCGCCGCTGCTGGTGTCCGTCTCCTGGACGTTCTCCTGGATCTTCCGTTCCACGCCGCTGCTGGTCCAGCTGCTCCTCTGGTACAACCTGGGCTACCTGTACGAAAAGATCAGCCTGGGCATCCCCTTCACGGACGTGCGGTTCTTCGAGGTGCAGACCACCACGCTGATCAGCCAGTTCGCCGCCGCTGTCCTGGGCCTGACCCTGAACCAGGCCGCCTACTCCGCTGAAATCATCCGCGGCGGCATCCTCTCTGTGGACCAGGGCCAGCTCGAAGCTGCCGCCGCCCTCGGCATCCCGGCCTGGCGCCGCTCCACCCGGATCGTCCTGCCGCAGGCCATGCGCGCCATCCTGCCCACCGCCTTCAACGAGATCATCGGGTTGGTCAAGGGCACCTCGATTGTCTACGTCCTGGCGTATTCGGAGCTGTTCTACACCGTGCAGGTGATCTACAACCGCACCCAGCAGGTCCTGCCGCTGCTGCTGGTAGCCACACTCTGGTACGTGGTGATCACCTCCGTGCTCAGCGTCTTCCAGTACTACATCGAACGCCACTACTCGAAGGGCGCCGTCCGTAACCTGCCGCTGACGCCGCTGCAGAAGGCCCGCAAGTTCTTCGCCACCCACGCCGTCACAAACCGGAAGAGCCTCTGA
- a CDS encoding FAD/NAD(P)-binding protein — protein sequence MPAKIPAVVFIGGGPRTAGVLERIAANRPDVFAGPLEIHVVEPHVPGSGRIWRYDQDPGLLLNSMAADITMFTDESVACDGPAVAGPGLVEWTAGVLNGSIADVPDFPQHLQDQLRALRGTTFPTRQLQSQYLEWFFRRAARALNRSVTTHRSTAVGISTLGDGRHEVSLANGRTLHADILVTALGHTDSLPDAASTGYAKFAARHGGYHAAPSYTTDVDYSGIAPGQDVIVAGMGLAFVDLLVILMEGRGGRFEETHDGGLRYLPSGREPRLWAGSRRGVPYHSKISATLRGEAPGPLRFFTTAAVEALLQSHGELDFHQHLWPLVAKEAGYYYYRELLTGSPERAAMDWDSFAAHYAGLDWYSSERADLVAAAVPDDALHLDLERLDRPFDGRRFADHRAVQDAVAGYIEHDLALRDSPDHPETLALFLALLHVYMEVGRVVPADRLNARSQQTIHGWWHGFFSFVDSGPPPHRLRQMLALHHAGLLQFLGPGIEVGTDEATGTFVAVSPLSDAAVSARAFIEARLPATSVVRSLNPVLASLHGSGLGTEQQLLTADGIHSTGKLLVTPQHRLVGADGTPQDTVFGVGPGTSGWGAGAFARPRTNAAPFRENDALARTILGTARSLAGEKSATISPEPAAAGRNQTLTRNHR from the coding sequence ATGCCAGCGAAGATTCCGGCCGTCGTGTTCATCGGCGGCGGACCGCGCACGGCCGGCGTCCTTGAGCGGATCGCCGCCAACCGGCCGGATGTTTTTGCCGGGCCGCTGGAGATCCATGTGGTGGAGCCGCACGTTCCTGGCTCGGGCCGCATCTGGCGGTACGACCAGGACCCGGGCCTGCTGCTGAATTCCATGGCCGCGGACATCACCATGTTCACGGACGAGTCCGTGGCCTGCGACGGCCCGGCCGTTGCCGGCCCCGGACTGGTGGAGTGGACCGCCGGTGTCCTGAACGGTTCCATCGCCGATGTGCCGGACTTCCCGCAGCACCTGCAGGACCAGCTCCGGGCACTTCGCGGCACCACGTTCCCCACCCGCCAGCTGCAGAGCCAGTACCTCGAATGGTTCTTCCGCCGGGCCGCCAGGGCACTGAACCGCAGCGTGACCACCCACCGGAGCACCGCCGTCGGGATCTCCACCCTTGGGGACGGCCGGCACGAGGTCTCCCTGGCCAACGGCCGGACGCTGCACGCGGACATCCTGGTGACCGCCCTGGGCCACACCGATTCGCTTCCGGACGCCGCCTCCACCGGTTACGCCAAGTTCGCGGCCCGGCACGGCGGCTACCATGCGGCACCCAGCTACACCACCGACGTCGACTACTCAGGCATCGCCCCGGGACAGGACGTCATCGTCGCCGGCATGGGCCTGGCTTTCGTGGACCTGCTGGTCATCCTGATGGAGGGCCGCGGCGGCCGGTTCGAGGAAACGCACGACGGCGGGCTGCGCTACCTTCCGTCCGGACGGGAACCGCGGCTGTGGGCCGGGTCGCGCCGCGGCGTGCCCTACCACTCCAAGATCTCCGCAACCCTTCGCGGCGAGGCTCCCGGACCATTGCGGTTCTTCACCACTGCCGCTGTGGAAGCCCTGCTCCAGAGCCACGGGGAGCTGGACTTCCACCAACACCTCTGGCCGCTGGTGGCCAAGGAAGCCGGGTACTACTATTACCGCGAGCTCCTCACGGGAAGCCCGGAGCGGGCCGCCATGGACTGGGATTCGTTCGCTGCACACTACGCCGGACTGGACTGGTACAGCAGCGAGCGCGCGGACCTCGTGGCTGCCGCCGTCCCGGACGATGCCCTGCACCTGGACCTGGAACGGCTGGACCGGCCCTTCGACGGGCGCCGCTTCGCGGACCACCGTGCCGTGCAGGATGCCGTTGCCGGATACATCGAACACGACCTCGCCCTCCGCGACAGCCCGGACCATCCAGAGACCCTCGCCCTGTTCCTGGCCCTGCTGCACGTGTACATGGAGGTGGGCCGGGTGGTCCCCGCGGACCGGCTGAACGCCCGGTCCCAGCAGACCATCCATGGTTGGTGGCACGGGTTCTTCAGCTTCGTCGACTCCGGGCCTCCGCCCCACCGCCTGCGGCAGATGCTGGCCCTGCATCATGCCGGGCTGCTGCAGTTCCTGGGACCGGGTATTGAGGTAGGCACCGATGAGGCCACGGGAACCTTCGTTGCCGTATCCCCGCTATCCGACGCTGCAGTTTCGGCGCGGGCGTTCATCGAGGCCAGGTTGCCGGCCACGTCCGTGGTCCGGTCGCTCAACCCGGTGCTGGCCTCGCTGCACGGCAGCGGGCTGGGAACCGAGCAGCAGCTGCTGACTGCGGACGGTATCCACTCCACCGGCAAACTGCTGGTCACCCCGCAGCACCGGCTGGTGGGAGCGGACGGCACCCCGCAGGACACCGTATTCGGCGTCGGGCCCGGAACGTCCGGCTGGGGTGCCGGGGCGTTTGCCCGGCCGCGCACCAACGCCGCCCCCTTCCGGGAAAATGATGCCTTGGCCCGGACCATCCTGGGCACGGCCCGCAGCCTTGCCGGGGAAAAATCCGCCACAATATCCCCAGAGCCGGCCGCCGCCGGCCGGAACCAGACCCTGACAAGGAACCACCGGTGA
- a CDS encoding GNAT family N-acetyltransferase produces MTAEPEVQPRPLDRAALEVLILPMQDPRVRPLLDELAVEYDTRYGDLFGDGAAAEELNRYPAAEFEGPSGALLIIQEHGESIAGGAFRRYDPTTAELKRIWTHSAHRRRGLARLVLAELEALAAARGYTSLYLTTGPRQPEAKYLYLRAGYQAQFDLAADPETIGALAFTKDLPAAGTGTARN; encoded by the coding sequence GTGACAGCAGAACCAGAAGTCCAGCCCCGCCCCCTGGACCGCGCGGCCCTGGAGGTCCTCATCCTGCCCATGCAGGATCCCCGGGTCAGGCCGCTCCTGGACGAACTCGCCGTCGAATACGACACCCGCTACGGGGACCTGTTCGGGGACGGTGCCGCGGCCGAGGAACTGAACCGCTACCCGGCGGCCGAGTTCGAAGGTCCCTCCGGCGCCCTGCTCATCATCCAGGAACACGGCGAATCCATTGCCGGCGGCGCGTTCCGCCGGTATGACCCCACCACGGCGGAACTGAAGCGGATCTGGACCCACTCGGCCCACCGCCGTCGCGGCCTGGCCCGCCTGGTGCTCGCCGAGCTGGAAGCCCTGGCAGCTGCCCGCGGCTACACCAGCCTGTACCTGACCACCGGGCCGCGGCAGCCCGAAGCCAAATACCTGTACCTGCGCGCCGGCTACCAGGCACAGTTCGACCTGGCCGCTGACCCCGAGACCATCGGCGCGCTGGCGTTCACCAAGGACCTCCCGGCCGCGGGCACCGGTACAGCCCGGAACTAG
- a CDS encoding helicase HerA-like domain-containing protein: MANKTTAEKLATIQKGYALEGATIELGAALIDGELHKDAPVRLPLAMMNRHGLVAGATGTGKTVTLHMMAEQLSAAGVPVFLADIKGDLSGLATAAAGSEKLLARTQSIGQDWHGKTFPVEFLALGGDGNGIPVRATVTSFGPILLSRIMELNDTQESSLQLVFYFADKNGLELIDLKDLRAVIQFLTSDEGKDELEQLGGLSKATAGVILRELVTLEAQGLEKFFGEPEFDTAELLRTAPDGRGVVTCLELPTLQNKPMLFSTFLMWLLADLFEDLPEAGDLDKPKLVFFLDEAHLLFNGASKAFLDAITSTVRLIRSKGVGIFFVTQTPKDVPADVLGQLANRVQHALRAFTPEDAKALKATVSTFPLSDYDLEETLTSAGIGEAVITVMNDKGAPTPVALTRLRAPESVMGPSDEALVRSTVAGSALLEKYGTAVDNPSAYEKLTGKTAAPTGPAASGAPSGTPVSSGTSAEADVDAEARRIEEEILGRPSSRPSRNSSGRDGAPERAGTAPAPRAPRAPEPQRQSQPGGGIMGDLGGVLGGALGGGLKSMARSVGTQLGRELLRGMFGTSSRRRRR; the protein is encoded by the coding sequence ATGGCGAACAAAACCACAGCAGAGAAGCTTGCCACCATCCAGAAGGGTTACGCCCTGGAAGGCGCCACCATCGAGCTGGGGGCCGCCCTGATCGACGGCGAACTCCACAAGGACGCGCCGGTGCGGCTGCCGCTGGCCATGATGAACCGGCACGGCTTGGTGGCCGGAGCCACCGGTACCGGCAAGACCGTCACGCTGCACATGATGGCCGAACAGCTCTCTGCCGCCGGTGTGCCTGTCTTCCTGGCGGACATCAAGGGTGACCTCTCCGGGCTGGCCACTGCCGCCGCCGGCAGCGAGAAGCTCCTGGCCCGCACCCAGAGCATTGGCCAGGACTGGCACGGCAAGACCTTCCCGGTGGAGTTCCTGGCGCTGGGCGGCGACGGCAACGGCATTCCCGTCCGGGCCACGGTGACTTCGTTCGGGCCCATCCTGCTCTCGCGGATCATGGAGCTCAACGACACCCAGGAATCCAGCCTGCAGCTGGTCTTCTACTTTGCGGACAAGAACGGCCTGGAACTGATCGACCTCAAGGACCTCCGGGCGGTCATCCAGTTCCTCACCTCCGATGAAGGCAAGGATGAGCTCGAGCAGCTGGGCGGCCTCTCGAAGGCCACGGCCGGGGTAATCCTGCGTGAACTGGTCACCCTCGAAGCCCAGGGCCTGGAGAAGTTCTTCGGCGAACCGGAGTTTGATACCGCCGAACTGCTGCGCACCGCGCCGGATGGCCGCGGCGTGGTCACCTGCCTGGAGCTTCCGACGCTGCAGAACAAGCCCATGCTGTTCTCCACGTTCCTCATGTGGCTGCTCGCCGACCTCTTCGAAGACCTCCCCGAAGCCGGCGACCTGGACAAGCCCAAGCTGGTCTTCTTCCTCGACGAGGCGCACCTGCTGTTCAACGGCGCCTCCAAGGCTTTCCTGGACGCCATCACCTCCACCGTCCGGCTGATCCGGTCCAAGGGCGTGGGCATCTTCTTCGTCACCCAAACCCCCAAGGATGTCCCTGCCGACGTCCTCGGCCAGCTGGCCAACCGGGTCCAGCACGCGCTGCGGGCCTTCACGCCGGAGGACGCCAAGGCCCTCAAGGCCACGGTGTCCACGTTCCCGCTCAGCGACTACGACCTCGAAGAGACGCTGACGTCGGCCGGCATCGGTGAAGCGGTCATTACCGTCATGAATGACAAGGGTGCCCCCACCCCGGTGGCCCTCACCCGGCTGCGGGCCCCCGAATCTGTCATGGGTCCCAGCGACGAGGCCCTGGTCCGGAGCACCGTGGCCGGGTCCGCGCTGCTGGAGAAGTACGGCACCGCGGTGGACAACCCCTCCGCGTACGAGAAGCTCACCGGCAAGACGGCAGCACCTACCGGTCCCGCGGCATCCGGTGCTCCCTCCGGGACGCCGGTTTCTTCCGGTACTTCCGCGGAGGCCGACGTCGATGCCGAGGCTCGACGCATCGAAGAGGAAATCCTGGGCCGGCCCAGCAGCAGGCCGTCGCGTAACAGTTCCGGCAGGGACGGCGCTCCCGAAAGGGCCGGCACTGCCCCTGCTCCGCGGGCGCCCCGTGCCCCCGAGCCCCAGCGCCAATCCCAGCCGGGCGGTGGAATCATGGGCGATCTGGGTGGCGTGCTGGGCGGCGCCCTGGGTGGCGGGCTGAAGAGCATGGCCCGGTCCGTAGGCACCCAGCTGGGCCGTGAGCTGCTGCGCGGCATGTTCGGCACATCGTCCAGGCGTCGCCGCCGCTGA
- a CDS encoding DUF559 domain-containing protein encodes MDVHKALEICGGAARRPALARLGVNDASLRRAVRAGLVQPDRGLYALPTASPHLVAALRNREVLTCSSAAAAYGLWTLPTDGLRHVYHRRRESVSGGAVHHAGLLLPPASYQPVAALADVLIHALRCLPFAESLVMVECAVNRGDMTLEFLLQRLPGKRNGKARAVLEWVDTGADSLLETLARTYFRRAGIRVETQVYLERVGYVDLLLDGWLVVELDGRHHAEWKQVQKDHRRNNESIRQGYTALRYYYSDVVFHPAAMVSQVLQVLSRRQ; translated from the coding sequence ATGGACGTGCACAAGGCGCTGGAAATTTGCGGAGGGGCAGCCCGAAGGCCCGCACTGGCAAGGTTGGGGGTAAACGACGCTTCCCTCCGCCGGGCCGTCCGGGCAGGGCTGGTACAGCCCGACCGCGGACTGTATGCGCTGCCAACCGCCTCTCCGCATCTAGTGGCCGCACTGCGGAACCGCGAGGTCTTGACCTGTTCAAGTGCTGCTGCGGCCTACGGTCTGTGGACACTGCCCACGGATGGGCTGCGCCACGTCTATCACCGTCGCCGGGAGTCTGTCTCCGGCGGAGCTGTTCACCACGCAGGGCTGCTCCTGCCACCGGCGTCTTATCAGCCGGTGGCAGCGCTGGCCGACGTGCTGATCCACGCCTTGCGGTGCTTACCGTTTGCCGAGTCCCTGGTCATGGTGGAGTGCGCAGTGAACCGCGGTGACATGACCCTTGAGTTCCTGCTCCAGCGTTTGCCGGGGAAGCGAAACGGTAAGGCGAGAGCAGTCTTGGAGTGGGTGGACACGGGAGCCGACTCACTGCTGGAAACTCTGGCCCGGACGTATTTCCGGCGGGCCGGCATCCGGGTTGAAACCCAGGTCTATCTGGAGCGGGTGGGATACGTTGACCTGCTGCTGGATGGCTGGCTGGTGGTGGAACTGGACGGCCGGCACCACGCTGAGTGGAAACAGGTTCAGAAGGACCATCGGCGCAACAATGAATCCATTCGCCAGGGATATACGGCCCTGCGGTATTACTACTCGGATGTGGTGTTCCATCCCGCTGCCATGGTGTCGCAGGTCTTGCAGGTTCTGAGTCGCCGGCAATGA